The Deltaproteobacteria bacterium sequence ATAAGGGGCCGTATCTACGCATTTGACAAAATGATCAATAAAAAAGAAAACAATTCACCTAAATGATCAGTAAAATTACAAAATTTCTTAAGCGGGAAAAATCGCTGGAAGAACAAATGAAAGAAATCAGGCGGATACTTAACCGTAACTACGGTAAATCGAGGTACTTTACAGCGGGTCAAATTGATACAGTTCCGGCAGACAGTGGAGGAGACAGTGATTAAAGCAAGAGAATGGTGGGTTGCAAGCCTGTTAAGTCTATTTATGCCCGGCTTAGGGCAGATTTATAACGGACAGGCAAGAAAAGGATTTATCCTGATCTTTCTGCCGCTTTTAATATTTCCTTTATATCCCTTATGTCTTGAAGTTGGCAATATCGTTTATCCCCTCGTTATTTATTTTTTAGTAACGATAGCCTTTTACATTTATGTGGTAAGGGATGCACTTGTAACAGCTAAAAAAATTAAAAATGAGTATGTACTTAAGAAATATAACAGGGTATCCATCTATGTCTGCATAATAATATTTGTCGGTATAATGAACACAGGCCTGACTGAATACATAAAAAACAATCATATCCAGGCATTCAAAATACCGAGTCGGAGTATGGAACCAACACTTTTAAGTGGTGATCATCTCCTTGTTGACAGAAATACGTCGAAGATAACTTATATACGTGGAGATATTGTCGTATTTGAATTTCCAGAGGATCCTACAAAAGATTACATAAAACGTATAGTAGGGATTGGCGGAGACAAGCTTAGCATTAAAGATAAAGTCGTTTATATTAATGGTGAGCCTATAAATGAACCTTACGTAGTGTATAAAAATGACGACCCTAATTCATTCGGATTCAAAAAAGGCCGGAATTTCGGGCCTATTACTGTACCTGAAGGACATTTCTTTGTTATTGGAGATAACCGCGACAATAGTTTTGACAGCCGCTATTTTGGACCGATTGAACAGTCAAAAAT is a genomic window containing:
- the lepB gene encoding signal peptidase I encodes the protein MIKAREWWVASLLSLFMPGLGQIYNGQARKGFILIFLPLLIFPLYPLCLEVGNIVYPLVIYFLVTIAFYIYVVRDALVTAKKIKNEYVLKKYNRVSIYVCIIIFVGIMNTGLTEYIKNNHIQAFKIPSRSMEPTLLSGDHLLVDRNTSKITYIRGDIVVFEFPEDPTKDYIKRIVGIGGDKLSIKDKVVYINGEPINEPYVVYKNDDPNSFGFKKGRNFGPITVPEGHFFVIGDNRDNSFDSRYFGPIEQSKIKGIVKTIYWSWDKKTKSIRWDRIGLKTE